The genomic window TTAGAAGAACCTTATTAGAAGAATAATCAAGCGGGTGTTGGGGTTCGTCTTGAATAGAGTCTATTATCATTTTGCCGCCAATAAAAGCTAGCAGTCCAAAAGCTATCCAATGGGCAAATGCGTTTACAAAATCAATTAAAAATGTACCGAGCAGATATCCCAGCAGAGTCATTCCGCCTTGGAAAATCGCAAATAATGTAGCACATTTTAAACCAATTTTATTTTTGTTTGAACAATCGCATGCACCGCTTGCAGCAGAAGCAGCAGCGGCATCTATTGACAAACTCAAACCAAGAAGCACAACTGTTAAATATTTCATTATATAATCCTATACCTTAATTAAAAAAGACTTTTGACAACATGTCAAAAGTCAAAACCTTTAAGACAACTGCCAAAAGTATCTTATTTTTTGATATAAACAAGTCTTATATGGTTATTTTTTTCTTCATAATAATAAAGTATTATTTAATCTATTGTCAAGCTTGCAATAGACTTATTTCTTTTAGTTAGGCATGCATAATTTATTTATATTAAAAAATGTTTTGAGATATGATAACTGTGATATTTACTTGACATTAAGTTAATTTTTTAATAAAATATCTAAGCATCTATTAGGTGGATGTGTTTTTTTGTCATTAGCCCCGACAAAAGAATATCCACATGAATAAAATCATAATTAATAAGACTGTTTTATAATGGCGTGAAACGTTATAAAAATCAGGACTTATCAAAGGGTAAAAACTATGAAGACTTTTATGGCAAAAACACAAGAAATAGAAAGAAAATGGTATGTTGTTGATGCAGATGGTATTCCTTTGGGAAGATTAGCATCTCAAGTTGCTGCTATTTTGCGC from Clostridia bacterium includes these protein-coding regions:
- a CDS encoding manganese efflux pump MntP family protein yields the protein MKYLTVVLLGLSLSIDAAAASAASGACDCSNKNKIGLKCATLFAIFQGGMTLLGYLLGTFLIDFVNAFAHWIAFGLLAFIGGKMIIDSIQDEPQHPLDYSSNKVLLILAVATSIDAFAVGLSLTIEKVNIYLSAFIIALITMIMCIIGSKIGNLAGKKFEKKALIIGGIILIGLGIKILVEHIFF